Proteins encoded in a region of the Thermogemmatispora onikobensis genome:
- the rimM gene encoding ribosome maturation factor RimM (Essential for efficient processing of 16S rRNA) codes for MATNSMQRDMEWATVGRVIAPFGLRGEVKVLPMSDLPNRFAQLEAVYCGSPPRRHRIEHVRPYKSGLVLLKLQGFDSLTAAEALRNCALQIPLAELPPLPPDSYYQHDILNLRVLTLDGQEVGLITEIWLTGSNDVYAIRMRDGRQVLIPAIKEVIKEIDLVRRTMYIDPLPGMLDDREAIIDRGESEEVANETGEALDR; via the coding sequence ATGGCTACCAATTCTATGCAGCGTGATATGGAATGGGCGACCGTGGGACGGGTAATTGCTCCCTTCGGACTGCGCGGCGAGGTCAAGGTCCTGCCGATGAGCGACCTGCCCAATCGCTTTGCGCAGCTGGAGGCTGTCTATTGCGGTTCACCTCCCCGGCGCCATCGCATCGAGCATGTTCGCCCTTACAAAAGCGGCCTCGTCTTGCTGAAGCTGCAGGGCTTCGATTCGCTGACGGCTGCCGAGGCCCTGCGCAACTGCGCGCTACAAATTCCGCTAGCCGAATTACCTCCCCTGCCTCCCGATTCGTATTATCAGCATGATATCCTGAACCTGCGGGTCTTGACCCTCGATGGCCAGGAAGTAGGCTTGATTACTGAGATCTGGCTGACTGGTAGTAACGATGTCTACGCGATCCGCATGCGAGATGGCAGGCAGGTCTTGATCCCTGCCATCAAAGAGGTGATTAAAGAGATCGATCTGGTGCGCCGCACCATGTACATCGATCCCCTGCCAGGCATGCTGGATGATCGTGAGGCCATTATCGATCGTGGCGAATCAGAAGAGGTGGCAAACGAGACAGGCGAAGCGCTTGACCGCTAA
- the pyk gene encoding pyruvate kinase produces the protein MRRTKIVCTIGPASSSEERLEQLMLAGMNVARLNFSHGTHEEHAAVIERIRRISARLGWPVAILQDLQGPKIRVGSLPGGQPLRLVPGRQVIITTREPATNGEGTPLSEQSTELTVIPTTYGLLAQDVKPGDRILLDDGLMELRVLASDGQAVRCEVVHGGLLKEHKGMNLPGVAVSAPALSEKDRADLRFGVQHGIDYVALSFVRRPEDVLEARRFLQKLQAEMAAQAGRRQPAGDIPLIVKLEKPEAVARLDEILEVADGLMVARGDLGVEMSLEKVPLIQKRVIARCNQLGLPVITATQMLESMVTNPTPTRAEVADVSNALLDGTDAVMLSAETASGSYPVEAVAMMVRIIQETEAEDRTAQPPHCQRLSQEHAVSHAARALSEEASVRAIVVFTRSGNSARLISKDRPRRPILAYTPSERVYRQLALWWGVWPRLIEMHGTTEELIATVEQRLLSDHLLGEGEHVVIMGGLPVASRARTNFVKLHRIGEGRTSRSS, from the coding sequence ATGCGCCGTACTAAGATTGTCTGTACTATCGGACCGGCCAGCAGCAGTGAGGAGCGCCTGGAGCAGCTGATGCTGGCAGGGATGAACGTCGCCCGACTCAATTTCTCTCACGGCACCCACGAGGAGCACGCCGCTGTGATCGAGCGCATCCGACGCATCTCGGCACGGCTGGGCTGGCCCGTGGCCATCCTGCAGGATCTGCAGGGGCCGAAGATCCGTGTTGGCAGTTTGCCTGGCGGGCAGCCGCTGCGCCTGGTGCCTGGCAGGCAGGTGATTATCACGACGCGCGAACCGGCCACCAATGGCGAGGGCACGCCTCTCTCAGAGCAGAGCACTGAGCTGACAGTGATTCCTACCACCTATGGGCTGCTCGCTCAAGACGTCAAGCCCGGCGATCGCATCCTGCTTGACGATGGCCTGATGGAGCTACGGGTGCTTGCCAGCGATGGCCAGGCGGTGCGCTGCGAGGTGGTCCACGGGGGTTTGCTCAAGGAGCACAAAGGCATGAATCTGCCAGGTGTGGCTGTCAGCGCCCCAGCACTGAGTGAGAAGGATCGCGCCGATCTGCGTTTCGGCGTCCAACACGGCATTGACTACGTGGCCTTGAGCTTCGTCCGTCGGCCAGAAGATGTGCTTGAGGCCCGCCGCTTTCTCCAGAAGCTGCAGGCCGAGATGGCCGCCCAGGCAGGTAGGAGGCAGCCCGCGGGCGATATCCCTCTGATTGTTAAGCTGGAGAAGCCGGAGGCCGTGGCGCGTCTCGACGAGATTCTGGAGGTGGCCGATGGTTTGATGGTGGCCCGCGGCGATCTCGGGGTCGAGATGTCCTTAGAGAAGGTGCCGCTGATCCAGAAGCGTGTCATCGCTCGGTGCAACCAGCTAGGGCTACCAGTGATTACGGCTACGCAAATGCTGGAGTCGATGGTGACCAACCCAACGCCAACGCGCGCTGAGGTCGCTGATGTCTCTAATGCTCTCCTCGATGGCACTGACGCCGTGATGTTGAGCGCCGAGACAGCCAGTGGTTCCTATCCGGTGGAGGCCGTGGCGATGATGGTGCGCATTATTCAGGAGACAGAGGCCGAGGATCGAACCGCGCAGCCGCCACATTGCCAACGCCTCTCTCAGGAGCATGCCGTCAGCCACGCGGCCCGCGCTCTCTCCGAGGAGGCCAGTGTGCGCGCGATTGTGGTCTTTACGCGCTCAGGCAACTCGGCCCGCCTGATCTCCAAAGACCGACCACGCCGCCCGATCCTGGCTTACACTCCCTCGGAGCGCGTCTATCGCCAGCTGGCTCTCTGGTGGGGCGTCTGGCCGCGTCTGATCGAGATGCATGGGACGACCGAGGAGCTGATCGCCACTGTTGAGCAGCGCCTCTTGAGCGATCACTTGCTCGGCGAAGGTGAGCACGTGGTGATCATGGGAGGACTCCCGGTCGCCAGTCGCGCACGCACGAATTTTGTCAAACTGCATCGCATCGGCGAGGGGCGCACCTCCCGCTCCAGCTAA
- the rpsP gene encoding 30S ribosomal protein S16 codes for MAVKIRLMRVGKKKAPSYRIVVANAPSPRDGRIIENIGWYNPLREPAAVQIDEQKALRWLQNGAQPSDAVVALFKSAGVLERFEQSKTGSASTGKAE; via the coding sequence ATGGCTGTTAAGATTCGTTTGATGCGTGTGGGTAAGAAGAAGGCGCCCAGCTATCGCATTGTTGTTGCAAACGCTCCTTCGCCGCGGGATGGGCGCATTATTGAAAATATTGGCTGGTACAATCCGTTGCGCGAGCCGGCGGCGGTGCAGATTGATGAGCAGAAGGCGCTGCGCTGGTTGCAGAATGGCGCACAGCCCTCAGATGCCGTGGTCGCGCTCTTCAAGAGCGCTGGAGTGCTGGAGCGCTTTGAGCAGAGCAAGACTGGTTCCGCCTCCACTGGTAAGGCAGAGTAG
- a CDS encoding EsaB/YukD family protein, with translation MRNRALVTVVGPDRALDLELPTDYTIGELLPFLCELCAAPMSRSTGGEGEEDGEARAEEEWLLFIEGFPDPLASGQTLSEAEVCDGMRLLLRTLPPNSDQVAAADTQELFLPSFIVPSDSTGGIGVTWEQLPLS, from the coding sequence ATGCGTAACAGAGCACTGGTAACCGTTGTAGGGCCGGACCGTGCTCTCGATCTAGAGCTGCCGACTGATTACACTATCGGTGAACTGCTTCCTTTTCTGTGTGAACTCTGTGCTGCCCCCATGAGCAGGTCGACAGGAGGCGAAGGGGAGGAAGACGGGGAGGCAAGGGCAGAAGAGGAGTGGCTGCTCTTCATCGAAGGGTTCCCTGATCCGCTGGCTTCAGGGCAGACGCTGAGCGAGGCCGAGGTATGCGATGGCATGCGTCTGCTGCTCCGGACTCTTCCTCCCAACAGCGACCAGGTTGCTGCCGCTGACACGCAGGAGCTATTCTTGCCCTCCTTCATTGTCCCAAGCGACAGCACGGGCGGTATTGGAGTAACCTGGGAACAGCTCCCGTTATCCTGA
- a CDS encoding NAD(P)-dependent oxidoreductase, translated as MAEDRQPAPTETVKILIADRVAQEGIDFLRTHLPEATIDVRTGLSPAELCSIIDDYAALVVRSETQVTREVLTAGQRLKIVARAGVGVDNIDLETATRLGIMVVNSPLGNVIAAAEHTIAMLLALARHIPAADRSMKAGKWEKSRFLGSEVRNKVLGIIGLGKVGSEVAKRARGLEMEVIAFDPYVST; from the coding sequence ATGGCTGAGGATAGACAGCCTGCGCCAACAGAGACTGTTAAAATTTTGATTGCTGATCGCGTGGCTCAGGAGGGCATCGATTTTCTACGCACCCATCTGCCAGAGGCCACGATCGATGTGCGCACCGGTCTCTCTCCCGCTGAGCTGTGTTCGATCATTGACGACTACGCTGCCCTCGTCGTGCGCAGTGAGACGCAAGTGACACGCGAGGTACTCACCGCCGGCCAGCGTCTGAAGATTGTAGCGCGCGCCGGGGTGGGCGTGGATAATATCGATCTGGAGACAGCGACGCGCCTCGGCATCATGGTGGTGAATTCCCCGCTGGGCAACGTGATCGCTGCCGCCGAGCACACTATCGCCATGCTGCTGGCCCTGGCTCGCCATATTCCCGCTGCCGACCGGAGTATGAAGGCCGGGAAGTGGGAGAAGAGCCGCTTTCTGGGCAGCGAGGTCCGCAATAAAGTGCTCGGGATCATTGGTCTCGGCAAGGTCGGAAGCGAGGTGGCCAAGCGCGCCCGCGGCCTGGAGATGGAAGTGATCGCTTTCGATCCCTACGTCTCGACAG
- a CDS encoding WXG100 family type VII secretion target codes for MSSQGDLIGGRTHQMDAAAQRFLTELANFEPAVQRITAAVADLEADWFGRGSVAYQNAMTIWNTHMSAVLRDLEQLTRGLQGSSTALQDLDHTMASLFSGYE; via the coding sequence ATGTCCTCACAGGGGGATCTGATTGGTGGTCGTACCCATCAGATGGATGCTGCCGCTCAGCGCTTTCTCACGGAGCTTGCGAACTTTGAGCCGGCTGTCCAGCGCATTACCGCTGCGGTTGCGGACCTGGAAGCCGACTGGTTTGGACGCGGCAGCGTGGCCTATCAGAATGCCATGACTATCTGGAATACGCATATGAGCGCGGTCCTGCGCGATCTTGAGCAGCTCACCAGGGGCTTGCAGGGCAGCTCGACAGCCTTGCAGGATCTGGACCATACGATGGCCTCCCTGTTCAGCGGCTACGAGTGA
- a CDS encoding protein phosphatase 2C domain-containing protein, with protein MLSEDIERTEQPEPTHLRFETDRESEYFTSHTINNRVVLRLLSLRSREAQTQALANQDYARVVASRDGTALYFCVCDGVGSSYRGDFAARYLGRAVVAWLQEQEARTGTVRTIAARLRQRMDEWARAAQEELRSLPLAPEAPALVREVLEELREDYGSETVFLAGRIALAPWEAQLQIARPTEALLCWMGNVAARLFVSGEHSFTLGGSTDDEGRWSTVRGTRGLLNAWSVGLSTIERLIVYTDGLLPLASSLSELNDQELQERARELLLLPENDDMTALDLHWLPAGHPPG; from the coding sequence ATGCTATCCGAGGACATCGAGCGGACAGAGCAGCCTGAGCCAACGCATCTACGCTTTGAGACCGATCGAGAGAGCGAGTACTTTACCTCGCACACCATCAATAACCGGGTCGTTTTACGGCTGCTATCGCTGCGCAGCCGCGAAGCCCAGACCCAGGCGCTGGCCAATCAAGACTATGCTCGAGTCGTGGCCAGTCGCGATGGCACAGCCCTCTACTTCTGTGTCTGCGACGGCGTGGGCAGCTCATATCGCGGCGACTTTGCGGCCCGGTATCTGGGCCGCGCCGTGGTTGCCTGGTTACAAGAGCAAGAGGCGCGCACAGGTACGGTCAGGACCATAGCGGCCCGCCTGCGCCAGCGCATGGACGAATGGGCGCGAGCTGCCCAGGAAGAGCTGAGGAGCCTGCCCCTGGCGCCAGAGGCGCCGGCGCTTGTACGCGAGGTGCTGGAAGAGCTGCGGGAGGACTACGGTAGCGAGACCGTCTTTCTGGCTGGACGCATCGCTCTGGCTCCCTGGGAGGCCCAGCTACAGATAGCTCGCCCCACTGAAGCCTTGCTCTGCTGGATGGGCAATGTCGCTGCCCGCCTCTTTGTCTCCGGCGAACACTCCTTTACACTCGGGGGCAGCACCGATGATGAAGGACGCTGGTCAACGGTACGCGGCACGCGCGGCTTGCTCAATGCCTGGAGCGTGGGCCTTTCCACCATTGAGCGCCTGATCGTCTACACCGATGGCCTGCTGCCTCTGGCCTCCTCTCTAAGCGAATTAAACGATCAAGAGCTGCAAGAGCGCGCTCGTGAGCTGCTGCTGCTCCCGGAAAACGACGATATGACCGCGCTCGATCTGCACTGGCTGCCAGCGGGCCACCCGCCCGGGTAA
- a CDS encoding KH domain-containing protein yields the protein MRRLVEYIAQSLVDNPAAVQVREVRNDRQAVVLELRVAPEDYGKVIGREGRVAKALRTLMRAMGTREGRHTSLKVV from the coding sequence ATGCGCCGCTTGGTGGAGTATATTGCGCAGTCGCTGGTTGATAACCCGGCGGCGGTGCAGGTGCGCGAGGTGCGCAACGACCGTCAGGCGGTGGTCCTTGAGCTGCGGGTGGCGCCCGAGGACTACGGCAAGGTGATCGGGCGAGAGGGCCGTGTGGCCAAGGCCCTGCGTACGCTAATGCGCGCTATGGGCACGCGCGAAGGCCGTCATACCTCCCTGAAGGTCGTCTAG
- a CDS encoding pyridoxal-phosphate-dependent aminotransferase family protein, which produces MTVQQEKNSIPVPQVEPRAPIPKQNLRIPGPTVVPDEILAEMARPMINHRGPEFAAILRRVTARLQYFFQTRSPVLTYPASGTGGQESAIVNLFSPGDHVVAITIGSFGNRFARIAETYGLQVSRIEFPWGEGADPNVVESRLKTLPPYRGVLVTHNETSTGVTNDIQTLASLIRQHNPDALIAVDAVSSLGCIPLEMDLWDLDVVFTGSQKGWMSPPGVMMIAASERAWQANKSAKLPRFYFDWASSRKKLEVGQHPTTPAVSVFYALDRALELMLEEGREAIFERHRQAGDYVRRRAREMGLELFANPRYASNTVTAVRLPEGFNGKAFMKALREQDGVVLGGGQEHLEGKIFRVGHLGYFREEDLAEAMDKVEQRLRSFGFTGH; this is translated from the coding sequence ATGACTGTTCAGCAGGAAAAGAATTCAATCCCCGTTCCCCAGGTTGAGCCACGGGCTCCGATCCCTAAGCAGAATCTCCGTATCCCCGGCCCCACCGTGGTGCCGGATGAGATCCTGGCAGAGATGGCCCGCCCGATGATCAACCACCGCGGGCCGGAATTCGCCGCTATTCTGCGCCGTGTCACAGCACGGCTGCAATACTTTTTCCAGACGCGCTCACCGGTTCTGACGTACCCCGCCTCTGGTACCGGCGGCCAGGAGAGCGCTATTGTGAATCTGTTTTCCCCGGGCGACCATGTGGTGGCGATTACGATCGGCTCCTTCGGCAATCGTTTCGCACGTATCGCCGAGACCTATGGGCTACAGGTGAGCCGTATCGAGTTTCCCTGGGGTGAGGGAGCCGACCCGAATGTGGTAGAGAGCCGCCTGAAGACGCTGCCCCCCTACCGCGGCGTGCTGGTTACCCATAATGAGACATCAACGGGAGTGACCAACGATATCCAGACACTGGCCTCCCTGATCAGACAGCATAATCCCGACGCACTGATCGCCGTGGACGCCGTCAGCTCCCTGGGCTGCATCCCGTTGGAGATGGATCTGTGGGACCTGGATGTTGTCTTTACAGGTTCGCAGAAGGGCTGGATGTCTCCCCCCGGGGTGATGATGATTGCCGCCAGCGAGCGCGCCTGGCAGGCTAATAAGAGCGCCAAACTGCCGCGCTTCTACTTCGATTGGGCCAGCTCGCGCAAGAAGCTGGAGGTTGGCCAGCACCCAACGACACCGGCAGTCTCCGTCTTCTATGCCCTCGATCGCGCTCTGGAGCTGATGCTGGAAGAGGGCCGCGAGGCCATCTTTGAGCGCCATCGCCAGGCCGGTGACTATGTGCGCCGCCGCGCTCGCGAGATGGGCCTCGAGTTGTTCGCTAATCCGCGCTATGCTTCGAATACGGTGACAGCGGTCCGTCTGCCAGAGGGCTTCAATGGTAAGGCCTTTATGAAGGCCCTACGCGAGCAGGATGGCGTCGTGCTGGGCGGCGGCCAGGAGCACCTGGAGGGCAAGATTTTCCGCGTCGGCCACCTGGGCTACTTCCGCGAGGAGGATCTGGCCGAGGCAATGGATAAGGTGGAGCAGCGCCTGCGCTCTTTCGGCTTCACAGGCCACTGA
- a CDS encoding VWA domain-containing protein — translation MYYTQPATSLTPALVIYLIDASHSMNDPCGPTTKMGLVNRALKEAIKDMVRRSIRDGIVQRRYKVAIFAYSTAVVDVLGGVRDLPELVKHGVPVISAGGETDTAVGFAAVESLLQKHLTEFDACPAPLVCHLTDALITASDPTPIVRRIQAMAVRDGPVLVENVYVADNMLRAPVRDWHQWGGVTRPGQLTNDYARFLFSLSSPMPEIYRQNINNYGYNLQSGAALFFPGVHTDLVRLAFTISTATQLK, via the coding sequence ATGTACTACACGCAGCCGGCGACCTCCCTCACGCCGGCGCTGGTCATCTACCTGATTGATGCCAGCCACTCCATGAATGACCCCTGTGGCCCCACCACCAAGATGGGGCTGGTCAACCGGGCATTGAAGGAAGCAATCAAAGACATGGTCCGGCGTTCCATTCGCGATGGCATTGTCCAGAGGCGCTACAAAGTAGCGATCTTTGCCTATAGCACAGCAGTTGTCGACGTGCTGGGGGGGGTCCGCGACTTGCCGGAGCTTGTCAAGCACGGCGTGCCAGTCATCAGCGCTGGCGGAGAGACCGACACCGCCGTCGGCTTCGCAGCAGTTGAGAGCCTCCTGCAAAAGCACCTTACCGAATTTGACGCCTGTCCTGCCCCTCTAGTCTGTCATCTGACAGACGCACTCATCACAGCCAGCGATCCCACGCCGATCGTGCGCCGTATTCAAGCGATGGCCGTACGTGATGGGCCGGTGCTCGTTGAAAACGTCTATGTGGCCGATAACATGTTGCGCGCGCCAGTCCGCGACTGGCATCAGTGGGGAGGGGTCACCCGTCCTGGCCAGCTCACGAACGACTATGCGCGCTTTCTCTTCTCCCTCTCCTCACCGATGCCGGAGATCTATCGGCAGAATATCAACAACTACGGCTACAACCTGCAGTCGGGGGCGGCCCTCTTCTTCCCGGGTGTTCACACCGACCTGGTGCGTCTGGCCTTCACCATCTCGACCGCGACCCAGCTGAAATAA